The genomic DNA TATTATATCTTTATATAAATTAATAGCTCCTTTAAATAAAGTAGAAGAAATGGAAAGAAAATTAAGAATTGGTGGCTATGGATATTTAGAATTTAAAATTGAACTATATAAATATATTATAAAAAAATTTTCATCAGAAAGAAATAAATTTATTTATTATATGAATAATAAAAAATTATTAGATAACATATTATTTTTAGGAGCAAAAAAGGCAAAAATCATAGCTAAAAAAAAATTAAATTCTATTAGAAAACATTTAAATTTTAATTCATTGATTTTATGATTTTTTACTTAAAGTAGTTAAGTATTATTATACAAAAGTTTGGATAAATACTTTCAAAAATTTTAACTTAACAATATAATAAAGTAAAAATTTAAAAAAAATACTTTATAATTATGAATAATATTAATCAAAAAAATACTGAAAATACTATTAAAAATTCTTCTAATTCTAATAATCTTAATTCACGATTGAATAAAAAAAATAATGAAAATGGAATAAAAGAAAAAAAAATTTTGGAAGAAAATAAAATTCTAGAAGAAAAATTAGAAAAAGAAAAAGATAAATTTTTACGTTTATTTGCAGAGTTTGAAAACTATAAAAAACGTATTCAAAAAGAAAAACTTGATGTATTTAGTATTATTCATGAAAAAATTATTATTGATTTAATACCTATTTTAGATGATTTCAAAAGAGGAATGAAAGAATTAAAAAAATATAATGAAAAAGAAGAATCAATAATGAAAGGAATATTATTAATACAAGATAAATTTATAAAAATATTAAAAGAAAAAGGACTTAATAAAATAAAAATAAAAAAAGGTGACGAATTTAACACAGATTTTCATGAAGCAATTACACAAATTCCTGCTATAAAAGAAAATCTAAAAGGTAAAATTATTGATATCATAGAAGATGGATATATATTAAAAGACAAAGTAATAAGACATGCTAAAGTTATTACTGGAAAATAACTATTAAACAAATTAAAAATAATTTTTTTCATGATGAAAAAAGATTATTACGAAGTATTAGGAGTTTCTAGAAATGCTTCTTATGAAGAAATAAAAAGAGCTTATAGAAAATTAGCAATAAAATATCATCCAGATAAAAATTTGGACAATAAAAAAATAGCGGAAGAAAAATTTAAGGAAGCTGCTGAAGCATATGAAATATTGGGAAATGAGGAAAAAAGAAACAGATATGATAAATTTGGACATTCTGGAGTAAAAGGTAGTTCTAGCTCTAGTTCTGGTATGAATATGGAAGATATTTTTACGAATTTTGGTGATATTTTTTCTGATGCTTTTGGAGATGGATTTTCAAATTTTGGATTTGGAAAATCTTCTAATAGAAAAATTATAAAAGGAAGTGATTTAAGAATTAGAGTAAAACTAACTCTAGAAGAAATAGCCAATGGTACAGAAAAAAAAGTAAAAGTAAAAAGACTAAAAGCAGCAAAAGGAGTAAAAATAAGTAATTGTTCTTATTGTAATGGTAGTGGACAAAAAATTAGAATCACTAATACTATATTAGGTAGAATGCAGACTACTACACAATGTGGATCATGTTATGGTACTGGAAAAAATGCAGAAAATATACCATATGGAGCAAATAAATATGGATTAATAAAAGAAGAGGAATTAGTCAATATAAAAATACCAGCAGGTATTACAGAAGGTATTCAATTAAAAATTACAGAGAAGGGAAATGAAGGGCCATTTAATGGATTATCAGGAGATTTAATTGTCTTAGTAGAAGAAATTCCCCACAATAATTTAAAAAGAGAAGGTTCTAATTTACATTATGATTTATATATTTCTTTTTCAGATGCTATATTAGGAGCAACTAAAGAAATTCCAACTATTAACGGAAGAGCTAGAATAAAAATAGATCCTGGAACACAATCAGGAAAAACATTAAGACTAAAAAATAAAGGTATACCTAATATTGAAGGATATGGAAATGGAAGTATGTTTATTCATGTTAATGTATGGACTCCAAAAAAAATTAACGATGAACAAAGAAATTTTTTCGAAAAAATGAAAAAGAATGAAAATTTTCTTCCACATCCTGGAAATAAAGAAAAATCTTTTTTTGATAAAGTAAGAGAAATGTTTTCTTAAATAAAATGAAAAAAGTAGTTGTTGTAGCTCTATCAGGAGGTGTTGATTCTAGTGTATCTGCATTGATTCTTAAAAAAAGTGGATATAATGTAATTGGATTATTTATGAATAATTGGGATGATAAAAATTATAATTGTTCATTAAGATTAACAAGTGATAGTATAGACGCTATGGTTGTAGCTAACAAATTAAATATTCCATTTCAAATAATAGAAATGAAAAAAGAATATAATAAATATATTATCAATTATATGTTTAATGAATATAAAATTGGAAATACTCCTAATCCAGATATTTTATGTAATAAAATAATTAAGTTTAATCTATTTTTAAAAATAGCGATAAGAAATTTTAATGCAGATTTTATTGCAACTGGACATTACGTAAAAAAAGTAACAATAACAAAAAAAAAAAAAAAGATTCATAAAATTTTTATAGGAAAAGATTTAAATAAAGATCAATCATATTTCTTATGTCAATTAAATCAAACACAATTACAAAAATCATTATTTCCATTAGGAATGCTAACGAAAAAAAAAGTTAGAAAAATAGCAGAACAAAATGGATTATATAATGCGTATAAAAAAGATTCTCAGGGATTATGTTTTGTTGGAAAAATAACCTTATCTAAATTTCTTCATACTAGAATCAATCCAAAAAAAGGAAAAATTATTAATATAAAATCTAATTCAAAAATTTTATACGATAAAAAATATAAAAATCACTATTCTAAAGAAGAATTAATTTTATTATCAAAAAAAATAAAATACAAAGAATCAGATGGAAAAATAATAGGGTATCATCAAGGAGCTTATCTATTTACTATAGGACAAAGAAAAGGAATATCTATTGGTGGATTTAAAAATCCAATTTTTGTAATTGATACCGATATAAAAAAAAATATAGTGTATACAGGTATGGGAAAAAATCATCCTGGATTATATAGAAAATGCTTATTTATTAAAGAAAAAAATATCCATTGGATTCACAAAAATATTCTATTAACTGAAGAAAAAAAAATGAATGTTTTATCTAGAATTAGATATAGACAACCATTGCAAAAATCTTTTTTATATAAAATAAAAACAGGAATTTTAATAATATTTGAAAATATGCAATATGCGATTTCCGGAGGACAATTTGCTGTATGGTACAATTTTCATAATGAATTAATCGGATCTGGAATTATTTCTGAATAATAAAATTAATCATTATTATTTTTATATTATCATTTTTTCTATTTTTGCATAAATAATGTTTTATTTTTTTATACTTCATCAATTAATTATAAAAACAATACAAATTAAATATCATTGTTTTTTTTTAAAATTAACATGTTAAGATAAATTATTTTTTTAAAAAAAATGATAAATGGATAAAATTAATAAATTTAGTAAGGAGATAACAGAAAATAAGGAATTACCTGCAGCACATGCTATGCTCTATGCAATAGGAATGAAAAAATCAGATTTTAATAAAGCTCAAATAGGAATAGTTAGTAATTGGTATGAAAGTAATCCATGTAATATTCATTTAAATAAATTATCTAAAGAAGTAAAAAAATCAATCATTAATAATAATTTAATAGGATTTCAAATTAATACTATTGGTATAAGTGATGGAATTACTATGGGAACATTAGGGATGAGATATTCATTACCTTCAAGAGAAATTATTGCAGATAGTATAGAATCAGTTATTTCTGCTCATTGTTATGATGGATT from Blattabacterium cuenoti includes the following:
- a CDS encoding nucleotide exchange factor GrpE; translated protein: MNNINQKNTENTIKNSSNSNNLNSRLNKKNNENGIKEKKILEENKILEEKLEKEKDKFLRLFAEFENYKKRIQKEKLDVFSIIHEKIIIDLIPILDDFKRGMKELKKYNEKEESIMKGILLIQDKFIKILKEKGLNKIKIKKGDEFNTDFHEAITQIPAIKENLKGKIIDIIEDGYILKDKVIRHAKVITGK
- a CDS encoding DnaJ C-terminal domain-containing protein; the protein is MMKKDYYEVLGVSRNASYEEIKRAYRKLAIKYHPDKNLDNKKIAEEKFKEAAEAYEILGNEEKRNRYDKFGHSGVKGSSSSSSGMNMEDIFTNFGDIFSDAFGDGFSNFGFGKSSNRKIIKGSDLRIRVKLTLEEIANGTEKKVKVKRLKAAKGVKISNCSYCNGSGQKIRITNTILGRMQTTTQCGSCYGTGKNAENIPYGANKYGLIKEEELVNIKIPAGITEGIQLKITEKGNEGPFNGLSGDLIVLVEEIPHNNLKREGSNLHYDLYISFSDAILGATKEIPTINGRARIKIDPGTQSGKTLRLKNKGIPNIEGYGNGSMFIHVNVWTPKKINDEQRNFFEKMKKNENFLPHPGNKEKSFFDKVREMFS
- the mnmA gene encoding tRNA 2-thiouridine(34) synthase MnmA, coding for MKKVVVVALSGGVDSSVSALILKKSGYNVIGLFMNNWDDKNYNCSLRLTSDSIDAMVVANKLNIPFQIIEMKKEYNKYIINYMFNEYKIGNTPNPDILCNKIIKFNLFLKIAIRNFNADFIATGHYVKKVTITKKKKKIHKIFIGKDLNKDQSYFLCQLNQTQLQKSLFPLGMLTKKKVRKIAEQNGLYNAYKKDSQGLCFVGKITLSKFLHTRINPKKGKIINIKSNSKILYDKKYKNHYSKEELILLSKKIKYKESDGKIIGYHQGAYLFTIGQRKGISIGGFKNPIFVIDTDIKKNIVYTGMGKNHPGLYRKCLFIKEKNIHWIHKNILLTEEKKMNVLSRIRYRQPLQKSFLYKIKTGILIIFENMQYAISGGQFAVWYNFHNELIGSGIISE